The Periplaneta americana isolate PAMFEO1 chromosome 2, P.americana_PAMFEO1_priV1, whole genome shotgun sequence genome has a window encoding:
- the LOC138694727 gene encoding gastrula zinc finger protein XlCGF26.1-like, translated as MDIKEVYYQHTMAMMTLRPCFVCSVCNKTFEMKTQLDGHLRMHFDEKRFLCSICNKTFAKKEYLENHSRVHSGVKPFLCSVCNKSFARKDYLDNHGKVHTGERPFQCPVCEKSFARKDYLENHSRSHTGIRPYRCTLCNKTFARKDYLDNHSRVHTGEKPFHCNICNAAFARKDYLDNHGKVHTGEKPYQCTVCEKSFARKDYLDNHSRVHTGERPYRCTSCDKSFARKDYLDNHSRVHTGERPYSCTLCNKSFARKDYLDNHFKIHVGERPFR; from the coding sequence ATGGATATCAAAGAAGTTTATTACCAGCACACAATGGCTATGATGACCTTGCGGCCATGTTTCGTTTGTAGTGTTTGCAATAAAACGTTTGAAATGAAAACCCAGTTAGACGGACATCTAAGAATGCATTTTGACGAAAAACGTTTCTTATGCTCCATATGTAATAAAACATTCGCGAAGAAAGAATATCTGGAGAATCATTCACGTGTACATTCAGGGGTTAAACCGTTCTTGTGTTCAGTATGCAATAAATCTTTCGCAAGAAAAGATTATTTAGACAATCATGGTAAAGTACATACCGGCGAGCGTCCTTTCCAGTGTCCTGTTTGTGAAAAATCGTTTGCAAGAAAAGATTACCTAGAAAATCATTCTAGGAGTCACACGGGAATAAGACCTTACCGATGTACTTTGTGCAACAAAACTTTTGCAAGAAAAGATTACTTGGACAACCATTCCAGAGTTCACACAGGGGAAAAGCCATTTCATTGTAATATATGTAATGCTGCTTTTGCTCGGAAAGATTATCTCGATAATCATGGAAAAGTACATACGGGAGAAAAGCCTTATCAATGTACTGTTTGTGAAAAATCATTCGCTCGTAAAGACTACCTGGATAATCACTCTAGAGTCCATACTGGAGAACGCCCGTACAGATGTACATCCTGTGATAAATCTTTTGCTAGAAAAGACTATTTGGACAACCATTCGAGGGTACACACAGGTGAAAGGCCTTATAGCTGTACTCTGTGCAACAAATCTTTTGCACGAAAAGATTATTTGGATAATCATTTCAAGATTCACGTAGGCGAGAGACCTTTTCGGTGA